In the genome of Candidatus Electrothrix rattekaaiensis, the window TTACGCCATAATCGTCAGCTCAGAAGCAGTGCCCTTGATCTGAGCAGCAGACAGATCTCTCTGGATGAAGCCCGAGACAGGTTCTCCGTGCAAATCTCTCCGCTTTCCAGTATCAACTACTCCTCCAGTGCCAGCAAAGATGGTGATGAAGATCATGAAGATCGAATTATCTGGAGAGTGGGCGGAGAGGCCTCGAAAAAATTCCGCAACGGTATCCGGCTCGGCGTTGCGCCCAGTGTTGCAATCAATGATGATACCTACGGGGCTGGCATCGGCTGCTCATTGGAAGTCCCTCTGCTGCGAGGCTTTGGCACAGAGGTTAACCTGAATACGGTGTTAGCTCGGGAATACAGCTTGGCGTCCTCCTCTCGCAGACTACACCGCTACAAGATCAACACCGTGCTGGAGACCGTGCAGGCAGTCTATACCCTTATACGTGCGCAATATCTTGTCAAGCTCTACGCAGACCAGTTGGCCCCGCTGAAAGGGCACCTGCATATGGCCCGCATACGAGAAAAAGCAGGCATCGGGCGTTCTATGGATGGTTATCGGGCTGAGCTGCGAACGAAAAAAGTTGAGGAGCAGCTGAACTCTGCAAAAAAGCACGCTGCCGAAACCGCTGATCGCCTTAAAGATCTCCTTGCCCTGCCCTTGGACAGCCCTATCAAAGTACAGGCCCCTTTGGACTATACCCTGATCAAGATCAAGCTGAACGAAGCGATGCAGATCGCCTTACAGCACCGAATTGAGATCACCCAGGGCCGGGCTGATATTACCGAGGTCCTGCGCAAAGAAAAGGTGGCACAACAAAATACCCTGCCGAAACTCAAGCTCAAACTGGGCTACACCCGCCAAGGCGAGACAGAGGAGTTTGAAAATTTCCTCCTTCCGGACCAAGATATCTGGTCAGTGGCCCTGACAAGCAGCACAGACTGGACACGCTCGACGGAAAAGGCTGCCTTGGCCAATAGCCGCCTGAATGTTGAACGCAATCGTCTGAATATGGAATCATCCCGAGAAAAAATCATTCGGGAGGTGCGTACCGTGCTCAATGCCCTCAATGCCTCCAAGGAACGCATCGCCCTGCGTCGGGAACAAATCCATCAGGCCACGGGAAAACAACGTTTGGCAACAATTAAATTTCAGTATAATGAGGCAGATAATTTTGATCTCCTTGAGGCGGGGGCCCAGCTTGAACAGGCCAGGATTGATCTTGTGACCGATGAAATCCGCTATATCACAGACGGGTATCGATTTCGCGCGGCTATGGGAACCCTGATT includes:
- a CDS encoding TolC family protein — its product is MLMVFSAMFLLPAVRNPALATEPQPKKFTLEEAISRALRHNRQLRSSALDLSSRQISLDEARDRFSVQISPLSSINYSSSASKDGDEDHEDRIIWRVGGEASKKFRNGIRLGVAPSVAINDDTYGAGIGCSLEVPLLRGFGTEVNLNTVLAREYSLASSSRRLHRYKINTVLETVQAVYTLIRAQYLVKLYADQLAPLKGHLHMARIREKAGIGRSMDGYRAELRTKKVEEQLNSAKKHAAETADRLKDLLALPLDSPIKVQAPLDYTLIKIKLNEAMQIALQHRIEITQGRADITEVLRKEKVAQQNTLPKLKLKLGYTRQGETEEFENFLLPDQDIWSVALTSSTDWTRSTEKAALANSRLNVERNRLNMESSREKIIREVRTVLNALNASKERIALRREQIHQATGKQRLATIKFQYNEADNFDLLEAGAQLEQARIDLVTDEIRYITDGYRFRAAMGTLIAFPSSGKDSSNTP